One genomic region from Rhizomicrobium palustre encodes:
- the uvrC gene encoding excinuclease ABC subunit UvrC, whose translation MPDDVQDIDAGDRPLRGVARIEAYLKTLPDAPGVYRMLGADGTVLYVGKAKSLKKRVSNYAKSGGHTERIARMISETVEMIFVTTASETEALLLESNLIKRLKPRYNVSYRDDKSFPNILLREDHPFPQLLKHRGARSTKGVYFGPFASAGAVNRTLNTLQRAFLLRSCSDSVFESRTRPCLLHQIKRCSAPCVERIDAPDYRELVAEAERFLEGKSRLVQDKLVKEMETAAEALDFEQAARYRDRIRAMSHIQASQGINPSSFAEADLFAIYSEGGEVCIQVFFFRAGQNWGNKPYFPRQTAEFSLGEVLESFIGQFYDERPAPALLLVSEDIPNRELLSEALSMRSEKKVQIAVPERGEKHDLIEMARTNAREQLARRMSENSAQRELLEGVADLFGLENIRRIEVYDNSHVMGAHAVGGMIVAGPEGFEKGEYRKFNIKSTELTPGDDYAMMREVLTRRFARLVKEDDEDAKAKKPDLALIDGGPGQLAIACQVFADLGVEGVTLVSISKGAERDAGYEHFHMPGREPFRLDQKSPVLYYLQRLRDEAHRFAIGTHRKKRSKAIGANPLDEIAGVGANRKRALLQHFGSAKAVSAASLADIEGVSGVSSTLAKKIYDFFHPGG comes from the coding sequence TTGCCGGACGACGTTCAGGACATCGACGCGGGCGACCGCCCCTTACGCGGGGTGGCACGGATCGAAGCCTATCTCAAGACTTTGCCGGATGCGCCGGGCGTCTATCGCATGCTGGGCGCCGACGGCACGGTGCTCTATGTCGGCAAGGCCAAGAGCCTCAAGAAGCGTGTCTCCAATTACGCCAAATCCGGCGGCCATACCGAACGCATCGCGCGCATGATCTCCGAAACCGTGGAGATGATTTTCGTCACCACGGCGAGCGAGACCGAAGCGCTGCTGCTCGAATCCAACCTGATCAAGCGGCTGAAGCCCCGCTACAATGTCTCCTATCGCGACGACAAATCCTTTCCCAATATTCTCTTGCGGGAGGACCATCCTTTTCCGCAACTCTTGAAACATCGTGGCGCACGCAGCACCAAGGGTGTCTATTTCGGCCCCTTTGCCAGCGCGGGCGCGGTCAACCGCACACTCAACACGCTGCAGCGCGCCTTTTTGCTGCGCTCCTGTTCGGATTCGGTGTTCGAGAGCCGCACCCGCCCGTGCCTGCTCCATCAAATCAAACGCTGCTCCGCTCCTTGCGTGGAGCGCATCGATGCGCCCGACTATCGCGAGCTGGTGGCCGAGGCCGAGCGGTTCCTGGAGGGCAAGAGCCGCCTCGTCCAGGATAAGCTCGTCAAGGAGATGGAAACGGCCGCGGAGGCGCTCGATTTCGAACAGGCCGCGCGCTATCGCGACCGCATTCGCGCCATGAGCCACATCCAGGCGAGCCAGGGCATCAATCCTTCAAGCTTCGCCGAGGCCGATCTTTTCGCGATCTATAGCGAAGGCGGCGAGGTCTGTATTCAGGTGTTCTTTTTCCGCGCCGGGCAGAATTGGGGTAACAAACCCTATTTCCCGCGCCAGACGGCGGAGTTTTCGCTCGGCGAAGTGCTGGAAAGCTTCATCGGCCAGTTTTACGACGAAAGGCCAGCCCCAGCCCTTCTGCTCGTCTCCGAAGACATTCCCAATCGCGAGCTTCTTTCCGAGGCGCTCTCCATGCGCAGCGAGAAGAAGGTGCAGATCGCGGTTCCCGAACGCGGCGAGAAGCACGATCTCATTGAGATGGCGCGCACCAATGCGCGTGAGCAGCTCGCCCGCCGCATGTCGGAAAACTCCGCTCAGCGCGAGCTTCTGGAAGGCGTCGCCGATCTTTTCGGGCTGGAAAATATCCGGCGCATCGAAGTCTACGATAACTCCCATGTCATGGGCGCCCATGCGGTGGGCGGCATGATCGTGGCCGGCCCGGAAGGCTTCGAGAAAGGCGAATATCGCAAGTTCAACATCAAATCGACGGAGCTTACGCCGGGTGATGATTACGCGATGATGCGCGAGGTTCTCACCCGCCGCTTCGCGCGCCTGGTCAAAGAGGACGACGAGGATGCCAAGGCGAAAAAGCCCGACCTCGCCTTAATCGACGGCGGACCGGGCCAGCTCGCCATTGCCTGCCAGGTCTTCGCTGATCTTGGGGTGGAGGGGGTGACCCTCGTCTCCATCTCCAAAGGCGCCGAGCGCGACGCGGGTTATGAGCATTTCCACATGCCGGGGCGCGAACCCTTCCGCCTCGATCAGAAAAGCCCCGTGCTCTACTACCTGCAACGCCTGCGGGACGAAGCGCACCGTTTCGCCATAGGAACCCACCGCAAAAAGCGCTCCAAGGCCATTGGGGCCAATCCCCTGGACGAGATCGCCGGGGTCGGTGCCAACCGAAAGCGCGCCCTTTTGCAGCATTTCGGCTCGGCCAAGGCGGTTTCAGCGGCCAGCCTTGCAGATATAGAGGGGGTTAGCGGGGTTTCCTCCACCCTGGCCAAGAAAATCTACGACTTCTTCCATCCCGGCGGATGA
- the pgsA gene encoding CDP-diacylglycerol--glycerol-3-phosphate 3-phosphatidyltransferase, translated as MSRLPNILTVFRIILVPVFAVAFVLPGDGARLFAFAVFCIAGISDALDGLAARKFNAGSEFGRMLDPIADKILVGVALMMIVAEGTIHQFSLDTGLKGLLKLVPALIILSREILVSGLREFLAGADVSVPVTFLAKIKTTIQLIAIGGMILGPLLDRIYPGAQILAYVALWIAAGLTVATGYVYLRAGLAHTRREKTA; from the coding sequence ATGTCGCGCCTGCCCAACATCCTGACCGTGTTCCGCATCATCCTGGTGCCGGTGTTCGCCGTGGCCTTCGTCCTGCCGGGGGATGGCGCGCGTCTCTTCGCCTTCGCCGTCTTCTGCATCGCAGGCATTAGCGATGCGCTCGATGGGCTGGCGGCACGCAAATTCAACGCGGGCAGCGAATTCGGCCGCATGCTGGACCCCATCGCCGATAAGATCCTGGTTGGCGTCGCGCTGATGATGATCGTGGCTGAGGGCACTATCCACCAGTTCAGCCTCGATACCGGCCTTAAGGGTCTTTTGAAGCTGGTTCCCGCCCTCATCATCCTGTCGCGCGAGATTCTGGTCTCGGGCTTGCGGGAATTTCTGGCGGGCGCCGATGTCAGCGTGCCTGTGACTTTCCTCGCCAAGATCAAGACCACCATTCAACTCATCGCGATCGGCGGCATGATCCTTGGGCCTCTGCTCGACCGGATTTATCCTGGCGCACAGATCCTTGCCTATGTCGCCCTTTGGATCGCGGCGGGCCTTACCGTGGCTACCGGCTATGTCTATCTCCGGGCCGGGCTCGCACACACGCGTCGCGAGAAAACTGCGTGA
- the moaD gene encoding molybdopterin converting factor subunit 1, producing MILLYFAAVRQALGKGEEKRALPQDVRTVRELIAHLANLGPAYASVFGDPTHLKTAVNQTYASLDTSVVENDEVAFFPPVTGG from the coding sequence GTGATCCTGCTTTATTTTGCTGCCGTACGTCAGGCACTGGGGAAAGGCGAAGAAAAACGCGCCTTACCGCAAGATGTTCGCACTGTGCGCGAGCTGATCGCCCATCTCGCGAATCTTGGGCCTGCATATGCATCTGTTTTCGGCGATCCCACGCATCTCAAGACCGCGGTTAATCAGACTTACGCAAGCCTCGATACGTCCGTAGTCGAGAATGATGAAGTTGCATTTTTTCCGCCCGTCACCGGCGGCTGA
- a CDS encoding sensor histidine kinase: protein MMPGKMDPAEPPDHWSTARNTMRQLENSAERMSSRWFLGTIGVIAAAALFLLTAIVLAGSAARMLTNAAAAHHAQAVQFETGALQDALTDNAAAARAYSLTREPDLLRVRKLARERAFSHLAILRGLVAGDDEASRLLAVIHPQIERRVQLYDAMIAALGNPSTTPHEAERLKLARASNAQLAILRNRASRDFNTYQNLVIDDMRLSMALALITGIASPICGLVGIHLLRRERESQHARELQLELMHVQRLAIMGETSAMLAHEINQPLTAANNYLSVLRRVLDSDNPEKAKAMADRIDQQIQRAASILRKLRRFIEKREAERRLESPDVLADDAITLLGTIDSSIMMTADIAPSLPRVLVDRVQIQQVLVNLMRNAIEAMQGSEHRELALVINAPNPHTVEISLSDTGPGLTPEVAARLFQPFVSTKSGGMGVGLSICHSIISQHGGRIWAEANTGGGTVFHFTLPASKERAAA, encoded by the coding sequence ATGATGCCAGGCAAGATGGACCCCGCTGAACCGCCGGACCACTGGAGCACTGCCCGTAATACCATGCGCCAGCTCGAGAACTCCGCGGAGCGCATGAGCTCACGCTGGTTCCTTGGAACTATTGGCGTGATAGCGGCCGCAGCGCTGTTTCTGCTCACCGCCATAGTCCTTGCTGGGTCTGCGGCGCGCATGCTGACTAACGCTGCGGCAGCCCATCACGCCCAAGCGGTGCAGTTCGAGACGGGCGCATTGCAGGACGCTCTCACCGACAACGCCGCCGCCGCCAGGGCATATTCGCTGACCCGCGAGCCCGATCTTCTGCGTGTGCGCAAGCTGGCGCGAGAGCGCGCGTTCTCGCATCTCGCCATTCTTAGGGGCCTTGTGGCGGGTGATGACGAGGCCTCTCGTCTGCTCGCTGTCATCCACCCGCAGATCGAACGCCGCGTCCAGCTCTATGACGCCATGATCGCCGCGCTAGGCAATCCTAGCACCACCCCACATGAAGCGGAACGCCTGAAGCTCGCCCGAGCCAGCAATGCCCAGCTCGCCATACTGCGCAATCGAGCCTCACGCGATTTCAACACCTATCAAAATCTCGTTATCGACGACATGCGGCTTTCCATGGCGCTGGCCCTGATCACGGGTATTGCCTCGCCGATTTGCGGCCTTGTTGGCATTCACCTCCTACGCCGCGAACGCGAAAGCCAGCATGCGCGCGAGCTCCAACTGGAGCTCATGCATGTTCAGCGCCTTGCCATCATGGGTGAAACAAGTGCCATGCTTGCCCATGAGATCAATCAGCCGCTGACGGCGGCCAATAATTACCTTTCCGTGCTGCGCCGCGTGCTGGATAGCGACAACCCCGAAAAAGCCAAAGCGATGGCTGACCGCATCGATCAGCAGATTCAGCGGGCCGCCTCTATCCTACGCAAACTGCGCCGCTTCATTGAAAAGCGTGAGGCTGAACGGCGATTGGAATCGCCGGATGTGCTGGCCGATGACGCCATTACGCTTTTGGGTACGATCGATTCCAGCATCATGATGACTGCGGACATAGCTCCTAGTCTGCCGCGTGTGTTGGTGGACCGGGTTCAGATTCAGCAAGTGCTGGTCAATCTGATGCGCAATGCGATCGAAGCCATGCAGGGCTCCGAACACCGGGAGCTGGCGCTGGTCATTAATGCTCCCAATCCGCATACGGTCGAGATTTCCTTAAGTGACACGGGCCCCGGCCTCACCCCGGAAGTCGCCGCGCGCCTCTTCCAGCCATTCGTCTCCACCAAAAGCGGCGGCATGGGCGTCGGGCTGTCGATCTGCCACAGCATCATTTCGCAACATGGCGGACGGATATGGGCAGAGGCCAACACTGGCGGCGGAACGGTGTTCCATTTCACGCTTCCCGCCTCCAAAGAACGCGCCGCTGCGTAA
- a CDS encoding sensor histidine kinase has translation MSSYATRTDNPLLNSQRLMFWFSQAATRTNLRALGDGIARTKRNITDQSPTWIAGIACIGGAAVLFLTVAVALSVVLGGLKQKIETAQTSQVLLSKAMVLENMLDEASVAARLAAEGKGNATTAEAVVKAKAANREAGAFLNLLRSNPDSVRAISPVMRLIEVHLKELDGRLAAARSQGLNIPHAEVNAMLQRATAPDMVAFRTRAEADQTAHEHETDRMMLWALALALIATFSAPSVGLWGISLLRRERTRERARQLQMELMHAQRLAVMGETAAMLAHEVSHPLTAANNYMAALRRTATTSEVVDSEKVINLSEKSAQQIMRASQILHRLRRFIEKRETERAVVAPALLVEEALALVGTTDFAHEIREETDPAAPDVYIDRVQMQQVLVNLMRNAIEAMKASPVRRLVVGATSPEPGFVEFSITDTGPGLPEDVANRLFQPFTSTKKDGLGIGLSICRAIIEDHHGMIWAEPNPSGGTIFRFRLPAARGIERHRALR, from the coding sequence ATGAGCTCGTATGCGACGCGTACTGACAATCCCCTCCTCAATAGCCAGCGTCTGATGTTCTGGTTCTCGCAAGCCGCAACACGGACCAATTTGCGCGCTCTGGGCGATGGCATCGCCCGGACCAAGCGAAACATCACCGATCAATCGCCGACCTGGATAGCGGGCATCGCCTGCATCGGCGGCGCGGCGGTATTATTTCTTACCGTTGCGGTGGCTTTGAGCGTGGTGCTCGGTGGACTTAAACAGAAAATCGAAACCGCGCAGACCTCGCAAGTCCTTCTCTCCAAGGCCATGGTTCTGGAGAATATGCTGGATGAGGCGAGCGTCGCCGCGCGTCTCGCTGCGGAAGGAAAAGGCAATGCCACCACCGCCGAAGCCGTGGTCAAAGCCAAGGCGGCCAACCGCGAAGCGGGTGCATTCCTCAATCTTCTGCGCAGCAATCCTGATTCCGTACGCGCCATCAGCCCGGTGATGCGGCTGATCGAGGTTCATCTCAAGGAGCTGGATGGGCGGCTCGCCGCTGCGCGTAGCCAGGGCCTCAACATTCCGCATGCGGAAGTGAACGCGATGCTGCAACGTGCTACTGCCCCAGACATGGTTGCCTTTCGCACCCGCGCGGAGGCCGACCAGACAGCACATGAGCACGAAACCGATCGCATGATGCTATGGGCGCTCGCCCTCGCCTTGATCGCCACTTTCTCGGCACCCTCTGTGGGCTTGTGGGGCATATCCCTCCTGCGCCGTGAGCGGACCCGGGAGCGGGCGCGCCAGCTTCAGATGGAGCTGATGCATGCCCAGCGCCTCGCGGTAATGGGCGAGACTGCCGCCATGCTGGCCCATGAGGTGAGCCACCCGCTTACAGCGGCGAACAATTACATGGCTGCGCTGCGTCGCACAGCCACCACCTCCGAAGTGGTGGATTCCGAGAAGGTCATCAACCTCAGCGAAAAATCGGCGCAGCAAATCATGCGCGCCTCGCAAATCCTGCATCGTCTTCGGCGCTTCATCGAAAAGCGTGAGACCGAGCGCGCGGTGGTGGCGCCCGCATTGCTGGTGGAAGAGGCGCTGGCCCTGGTGGGCACCACTGATTTCGCCCACGAGATCCGCGAGGAAACCGATCCCGCCGCCCCGGACGTTTATATCGACCGTGTGCAGATGCAGCAGGTTCTGGTCAATCTGATGCGCAACGCCATCGAAGCGATGAAGGCAAGCCCGGTGCGCCGGCTAGTCGTTGGCGCCACCTCGCCGGAGCCAGGTTTCGTTGAGTTCTCCATCACCGACACCGGTCCCGGCCTGCCGGAAGATGTCGCGAACCGGCTGTTCCAGCCCTTTACCTCAACCAAGAAAGACGGGCTCGGGATTGGCCTTTCGATCTGCCGCGCCATCATCGAAGACCATCACGGCATGATCTGGGCCGAGCCCAATCCTTCCGGCGGCACAATTTTCCGCTTCCGCCTGCCGGCCGCGCGCGGGATAGAACGTCACCGGGCCTTGCGCTAA
- a CDS encoding molybdenum cofactor biosynthesis protein MoaE gives MILSIQETPFDVTTELARIPPGAGAIANFIGYVRGDDGLKALHLEYYPGMTEREIARHIERAQSRWPLHWVSVIHRVGTLRPGDPIVFVAVAAKHRSEAFAACEFLMDHLKTKAPFWKEERFQEGSRWVEAKASDDAATERWSEA, from the coding sequence ATGATCCTGTCCATTCAAGAAACGCCGTTTGATGTCACCACCGAACTCGCGCGCATACCGCCGGGCGCGGGCGCCATCGCGAATTTCATCGGCTATGTGCGCGGCGACGACGGACTGAAAGCCCTTCATCTTGAATACTACCCAGGCATGACCGAGCGTGAAATCGCCCGCCATATCGAACGGGCCCAATCCCGCTGGCCGCTGCATTGGGTCAGCGTCATTCATCGCGTCGGCACGCTTCGCCCTGGCGATCCCATCGTCTTTGTCGCGGTCGCCGCCAAGCACCGAAGCGAAGCTTTCGCGGCTTGCGAATTCCTGATGGACCATCTCAAAACAAAAGCGCCCTTCTGGAAAGAAGAGCGCTTTCAAGAAGGCTCGCGCTGGGTAGAGGCCAAGGCGAGCGATGACGCGGCGACCGAAAGGTGGAGTGAGGCTTAG
- a CDS encoding branched-chain amino acid aminotransferase, with amino-acid sequence MADVIPFDQRDGSLWFDGKLVPWKDAKAHVLTHGLHYASCVFEGERMYNGRIYKLKEHTHRLFESARILGITIPFTEDEISAACIEACEVQGYKDAYVRPVVYRGSEMMAVSAQSTKTHVAIAAWQWPSYFDPETKMKGIRLDVSDWKRPAPDTAPTQAKAAGLYMICTMSKHAAEAKGYADAMMLDYRGYVAEATGANIFFVKGGTLYTPPADCFLNGITRQSVIALAKLHQIPVVERLIRTDELPTFTECFLTGSAAEVTPVSEIGPWKFTPGDICRKLMTVYSEDVNAEVSVVKL; translated from the coding sequence ATGGCCGATGTGATCCCCTTCGATCAGCGCGACGGTTCGCTCTGGTTTGACGGTAAGCTTGTTCCCTGGAAAGACGCCAAGGCGCACGTGCTTACCCACGGCCTGCATTACGCTTCCTGCGTCTTCGAAGGCGAGCGCATGTATAATGGGCGCATCTACAAGCTGAAGGAACACACCCACCGCCTGTTCGAGAGCGCGCGTATTCTCGGCATTACCATTCCCTTTACCGAAGACGAGATCAGCGCGGCCTGCATCGAGGCCTGCGAAGTGCAGGGATATAAGGACGCCTATGTCCGCCCGGTGGTCTATCGCGGTTCGGAGATGATGGCGGTCTCCGCCCAGTCGACCAAGACCCATGTTGCGATCGCGGCTTGGCAGTGGCCTTCTTATTTCGATCCCGAAACCAAGATGAAGGGCATCCGCCTCGACGTTTCCGATTGGAAGCGCCCGGCGCCGGATACCGCGCCGACCCAGGCCAAGGCCGCCGGTCTTTATATGATCTGCACCATGTCCAAGCACGCCGCCGAGGCCAAGGGCTATGCCGATGCGATGATGCTCGACTATCGCGGCTATGTGGCTGAAGCCACCGGCGCGAACATCTTCTTTGTGAAGGGCGGCACGCTCTATACGCCGCCGGCCGATTGCTTCCTCAATGGCATTACCCGCCAGTCGGTGATCGCGCTAGCCAAGCTGCATCAAATTCCGGTGGTGGAACGCTTGATCCGCACCGACGAGCTGCCCACCTTTACCGAATGTTTCCTGACGGGGTCTGCTGCCGAAGTGACGCCGGTCTCGGAAATCGGTCCCTGGAAATTCACCCCGGGCGACATCTGCCGCAAGCTGATGACGGTCTATTCCGAAGATGTGAACGCCGAGGTGTCGGTGGTGAAGCTCTAA
- a CDS encoding MarR family winged helix-turn-helix transcriptional regulator, whose protein sequence is MSDAKFGGMPPDTRALYLSDEALKQGLDLLFVAARDVAGKAAPVLAEAGLGRAHARALHFIARHPGLSVAELLSFLKITKQSLNRVLNELLQGGFVERKTGLQDRRTRSLELTPRGKALADAVWNAQRPLLVAAFKTAGQDAVNGYRKVLIGMTGEPDRWRTKA, encoded by the coding sequence ATGTCTGACGCAAAATTTGGCGGAATGCCGCCCGATACACGGGCATTATACCTAAGCGACGAAGCGCTCAAGCAAGGACTGGATTTGCTCTTCGTGGCGGCACGCGATGTTGCGGGAAAAGCGGCTCCGGTGCTCGCCGAAGCAGGCCTTGGGCGCGCCCATGCCAGAGCCCTGCATTTCATTGCGCGTCACCCCGGTCTTTCGGTGGCCGAATTGCTCAGCTTCCTCAAGATTACGAAACAAAGCCTCAACCGGGTCCTCAACGAATTGTTGCAGGGTGGCTTTGTCGAACGCAAGACAGGGTTGCAAGACCGGCGCACCCGCAGCCTAGAGCTCACCCCGCGCGGAAAAGCGCTGGCAGATGCGGTCTGGAATGCCCAACGCCCGCTGCTGGTCGCCGCGTTCAAGACGGCCGGGCAGGATGCGGTGAATGGCTATCGCAAAGTATTGATCGGCATGACCGGCGAACCGGACCGCTGGAGGACGAAAGCATGA
- a CDS encoding response regulator has product MNVEDPHLLVVDDDERLRALLQKYLSSNGFRVSAAANAADARALMKSMAFDLLVLDVMMPGESGFEFAASVRASSSMPILMLTAKSEAEDRIAGLERGADDYLTKPFEPRELLLRISALLRRAAPPQKSAHSEVRMGDCVYDPERGQLKKKGKPVRLTSSENALLQLFAANAGRSFSRADLCARLGVSLERSIDVQVTRLRKKIEDDPKLPLYLQTVRGVGYVLVPDRVG; this is encoded by the coding sequence ATGAATGTGGAAGATCCCCACCTCTTAGTGGTCGATGACGACGAGCGCCTGCGCGCGCTCTTGCAGAAATATCTTTCCTCGAATGGTTTTCGGGTGAGCGCCGCGGCTAACGCCGCCGATGCACGCGCGCTGATGAAATCCATGGCCTTCGATCTTCTGGTGCTGGACGTAATGATGCCCGGCGAATCCGGGTTTGAATTTGCCGCCAGTGTGCGCGCCTCCTCCTCCATGCCGATCCTGATGCTGACGGCGAAAAGCGAAGCGGAAGACCGCATCGCGGGGCTGGAGCGCGGCGCCGATGATTATCTCACCAAGCCTTTCGAACCGCGTGAATTGCTGCTTCGCATTTCCGCGTTGCTGCGCCGCGCCGCACCGCCGCAAAAATCCGCCCATAGCGAGGTGCGGATGGGTGATTGCGTTTATGATCCCGAACGCGGCCAGCTCAAGAAAAAAGGCAAGCCCGTGCGGCTGACCTCAAGCGAGAATGCGCTGCTGCAGCTCTTCGCGGCCAATGCGGGACGCAGCTTCTCGCGCGCTGATTTGTGCGCGCGGCTTGGCGTTTCGCTGGAACGCTCTATCGACGTGCAGGTGACGCGCCTGCGCAAGAAGATCGAAGACGATCCCAAACTGCCACTTTATCTGCAAACCGTCCGGGGAGTTGGCTATGTCCTCGTACCCGACCGCGTCGGTTAA